One Peterkaempfera bronchialis DNA window includes the following coding sequences:
- the whiG gene encoding RNA polymerase sigma factor WhiG — protein sequence MPTHIPRRRATGGDRALTASAAGPGPAPEIHSAVAGAAAAAGGAGPARSGLSGQSAAPAPAVEAAAPPPTASSEPPRPPGARRGGAAAERPALDQLWRSYKSTGDGRLREQLILHYSPLVKYVAGRVGVGLPANVEQADFVSSGVFGLIDAIEKFDLDRAIKFETYAISRIRGAIIDELRALDWIPRSVRQKARAVERAYATLETRLRRTPHEPEVAAEMGIPVEELHAIFSQLSLANVAALDELLHPVGEGGDGLSLLDTLVDTAADDPVEVAEDRELRRLLARAVNTLPDREKTVVTLYYYEGLTLAEIGQVLGVTESRVSQIHTKAVLQLRAKLSDAR from the coding sequence ATGCCCACACACATTCCCCGGCGGAGAGCGACCGGCGGCGACAGAGCCCTGACGGCTTCGGCTGCTGGGCCGGGGCCTGCCCCCGAGATCCACTCGGCGGTGGCGGGGGCGGCAGCTGCGGCCGGAGGCGCCGGACCCGCCCGGTCCGGGCTCAGCGGGCAGAGCGCCGCCCCGGCTCCGGCCGTGGAGGCAGCCGCTCCGCCGCCGACGGCCTCGTCCGAGCCTCCGAGGCCGCCCGGCGCCCGGCGCGGCGGTGCGGCCGCCGAGCGCCCGGCACTCGACCAGCTGTGGCGCTCCTATAAGTCGACCGGCGACGGCCGCCTGCGGGAGCAGCTGATCCTGCACTACTCACCGCTGGTCAAGTACGTGGCCGGGCGGGTCGGGGTGGGCCTGCCGGCCAATGTCGAGCAGGCGGACTTCGTCTCCTCGGGCGTTTTCGGGCTGATCGACGCCATCGAGAAGTTCGATCTCGACCGCGCCATCAAGTTCGAGACCTATGCGATCAGCCGCATCCGTGGTGCCATCATCGACGAGTTGCGGGCGCTGGACTGGATCCCCCGCTCGGTGCGGCAGAAGGCGCGGGCGGTGGAGCGCGCGTACGCGACCCTGGAGACCCGGCTGCGGCGCACCCCCCATGAACCCGAGGTGGCCGCCGAGATGGGCATCCCGGTGGAGGAGCTGCACGCCATTTTCAGCCAGTTGTCGCTGGCCAATGTGGCTGCTTTGGACGAGTTGCTGCACCCGGTGGGCGAGGGCGGCGACGGGCTCAGCCTGCTGGACACCCTGGTGGACACCGCTGCGGACGACCCCGTGGAGGTGGCCGAGGACCGGGAGCTGCGCCGGCTGCTCGCCCGTGCGGTCAACACCCTGCCGGACCGGGAGAAGACGGTGGTGACCCTGTACTACTACGAGGGCCTCACCCTCGCCGAGATCGGCCAGGTGCTCGGGGTCACCGAGAGCCGGGTGAGCCAGATCCACACCAAGGCAGTGCTGCAACTGCGCGCCAAGCTCTCCGACGCCAGGTAG